One part of the Ignavibacteriales bacterium genome encodes these proteins:
- a CDS encoding ABC transporter ATP-binding protein → MTGEIILQTKNLGKQYKSRWAVHHLDLEVHRGDVFGFLGPNGAGKSTTIRMLLSLIRPTEGEVFLFGKSLEKEREKALLSIGGIVEKPDFYNYLSARRNLEIVGALNGGVSKTRIAEVLDLVGLASRAADKVKTYSHGMKQRLGIAQALLANPEFVILDEPTSGLDPQGMKEIRDLIRHLASDQNKTVMLSSHLLNEVELVANRMAVINRGELVTQGDVATLLEKGEKVVTVQGRPLEKVRTVLAARGASKIIEKGDAFEVPMSFEDVPELARALVREGVDVQALVPRRSLEEYFLSITEGGVTEGKEEKQ, encoded by the coding sequence TTGACGGGCGAGATAATCCTACAAACCAAGAACCTCGGCAAGCAGTACAAGAGCCGGTGGGCTGTTCATCATCTCGACCTCGAAGTCCATCGCGGAGATGTGTTCGGGTTCCTTGGTCCCAACGGGGCCGGCAAGAGTACCACCATCCGCATGCTGCTTTCCCTGATCAGGCCCACAGAAGGCGAGGTGTTTCTCTTCGGCAAGTCTCTTGAGAAGGAACGGGAGAAAGCTCTCTTGTCCATCGGGGGAATCGTCGAAAAGCCCGACTTCTATAATTATCTTTCCGCCCGCAGAAACCTCGAAATTGTCGGCGCACTGAACGGCGGCGTGAGCAAGACACGAATCGCCGAAGTACTCGACCTGGTCGGCCTCGCTTCACGTGCTGCCGACAAGGTCAAAACGTACTCCCACGGGATGAAACAGCGCCTTGGGATTGCACAGGCTCTCCTCGCCAACCCTGAATTTGTCATTCTCGATGAACCGACAAGCGGACTCGATCCGCAGGGAATGAAGGAGATCCGAGATCTTATCCGGCATCTCGCCAGCGATCAGAACAAGACGGTCATGCTCTCCTCGCATCTCCTCAATGAGGTGGAACTGGTCGCCAATCGCATGGCGGTCATCAACCGGGGCGAGCTCGTGACGCAGGGCGACGTGGCCACGCTGCTTGAAAAAGGAGAGAAGGTCGTCACCGTCCAGGGGCGCCCGCTTGAAAAAGTCAGAACAGTGCTGGCCGCGCGTGGTGCCAGCAAGATCATAGAAAAAGGAGATGCGTTCGAAGTGCCGATGTCCTTCGAGGATGTTCCCGAACTTGCCCGGGCTCTCGTCCGGGAGGGAGTTGACGTCCAGGCGCTGGTCCCGCGACGGTCGCTCGAAGAGTATTTCCTTTCGATTACCGAGGGGGGCGTTACGGAAGGGAAGGAAGAGAAGCAATGA
- a CDS encoding Ig-like domain-containing protein, whose amino-acid sequence MKKLTLFLALVCGTSFTALAQRTDLTGIKICIDPGHGGHNPANDRYLIPDPGTAYWESESNFQKALALKQLLEAKGAAVILTRNTNDYPSDNEPSLATRVALANANNVTWFHSIHSNATGLTSNTSTNYTLMMVREKVVAGGDPVYGPGTGQPETVEAWSMQPIMGPYIRDKMRTKSYTRTLDWTFYGGSNGGYTLGVLRGLQMPGELSEGEFHDYFPVTRRLMNISYCKMEAYAIRDGFLTYFGVPADSLSIVAGELSELGTNKLIDGVKVRLLPENIVYTGDLYHNGYYMLDGLKAGTHTLRFETPGFKVDSVQFTVGIGETKFIDKQFESTAAPVILANTPTNNDTSYAASGQIQIVFSKIMDTASVRSAFSIKPSVRGTLLWTSSNTVLTFKPDSVVLPFSTLFTVRIEGTARSQSGLLIDGNGDGAPGDALQIVFKTRPVDVWAPVVIASSPAAGAVVSPNSVVNVSFDEPLHQGTISPPNVVIREVGGPLLAKTLQYTEANGRGGINIYPQGGLIAGKSYQLRISGVSDLSGNPISTATPLIWSFSVAPIALQSTIIEDFSASIGSWFQPLVSGSTMGADSATFVRDSIVTLSVLPASSRSGKLAFYWNTTTASDWMIREYLSGGPGRGITWSKRGTKLQAYVYGDGSGTLFRFAVDDSVDAFPDGTSQNHEVNQWTPIDWVGWRLVEWDFENDSVGTWLGNGKLEGSLRFDSFQLKYAAGSKIKSGVINVAQIQVVKGTVTAVEPASASLPLAFDLDQNYPNPFNPTTAISYQLIANSLVTLKVYDMLGREVTTVVNEMGVAGKHTAVWDGKNDRGESVSSGVYLYQLRAGGLVMTKKMVLLK is encoded by the coding sequence ATGAAAAAGCTCACGCTCTTCCTCGCCCTCGTTTGTGGCACCTCCTTCACAGCGCTCGCCCAGCGTACCGATCTGACCGGCATCAAGATCTGCATCGATCCGGGTCACGGCGGACACAACCCTGCGAATGACCGCTACCTGATTCCCGATCCCGGGACGGCGTACTGGGAATCCGAAAGCAACTTCCAGAAAGCCCTGGCTCTGAAACAGCTCCTGGAAGCCAAAGGGGCGGCTGTCATCCTGACTCGCAATACGAACGACTACCCATCAGACAACGAACCATCATTGGCCACGCGCGTCGCCCTCGCAAACGCGAATAACGTCACGTGGTTCCATTCAATTCACAGCAACGCAACGGGTCTCACCTCGAACACCTCCACCAACTACACGCTGATGATGGTGCGCGAAAAGGTCGTTGCCGGCGGAGACCCAGTCTATGGCCCGGGCACCGGACAACCGGAAACCGTGGAGGCCTGGAGCATGCAGCCGATTATGGGCCCCTACATCCGGGATAAAATGAGAACAAAGAGCTATACGCGGACACTCGACTGGACCTTCTACGGCGGCAGCAATGGAGGTTATACGCTCGGAGTCCTTCGGGGACTACAAATGCCGGGCGAGCTTTCGGAAGGTGAATTTCATGACTACTTCCCCGTGACTCGTCGATTGATGAATATCAGCTACTGCAAAATGGAGGCCTACGCGATTCGCGATGGATTCCTGACGTATTTTGGCGTACCCGCCGATTCGCTCTCTATTGTTGCCGGGGAACTCTCCGAACTTGGAACCAACAAATTGATCGACGGCGTCAAGGTCCGGCTTCTGCCCGAAAACATCGTCTACACCGGCGACCTGTACCACAACGGTTATTACATGCTCGACGGCTTGAAGGCAGGCACACACACGCTGAGGTTCGAGACTCCGGGTTTCAAGGTCGACTCCGTGCAATTCACGGTGGGCATAGGTGAAACGAAGTTCATCGACAAACAGTTTGAGTCCACAGCTGCCCCCGTCATCCTGGCGAATACTCCGACGAACAACGATACTTCGTACGCTGCTTCCGGTCAAATTCAGATTGTCTTCTCGAAAATCATGGACACGGCATCCGTGAGAAGTGCGTTCTCCATCAAGCCATCTGTCAGGGGAACGCTCCTCTGGACCAGCAGTAATACTGTTCTCACGTTCAAGCCCGATTCGGTTGTGTTGCCGTTCAGCACCTTGTTCACGGTCCGCATTGAAGGAACGGCACGGTCTCAGAGCGGGCTTCTGATCGACGGAAACGGGGACGGTGCGCCGGGCGACGCCCTGCAGATAGTGTTCAAGACGCGTCCGGTGGATGTGTGGGCTCCGGTTGTCATCGCTTCCTCTCCCGCCGCTGGTGCGGTCGTCTCGCCGAATAGCGTGGTCAACGTCTCTTTTGATGAACCGCTGCATCAAGGTACCATCAGCCCTCCCAACGTCGTAATTAGAGAGGTTGGCGGCCCGCTTCTCGCCAAAACGCTCCAATATACCGAAGCCAACGGTCGTGGCGGAATCAACATCTATCCGCAGGGAGGATTGATTGCCGGGAAGTCATACCAACTGCGCATCAGCGGCGTGTCGGATCTCAGTGGCAATCCCATTTCCACAGCGACACCTCTGATCTGGTCATTTTCCGTTGCCCCAATCGCACTGCAGTCCACGATCATCGAGGACTTCAGCGCCTCTATTGGCTCATGGTTTCAGCCCCTTGTCAGCGGGAGCACGATGGGTGCCGACAGCGCAACCTTCGTACGGGATTCGATTGTCACATTGAGCGTTCTCCCCGCAAGCTCTCGCTCAGGGAAACTCGCATTCTATTGGAATACCACAACAGCGTCTGATTGGATGATCCGTGAGTATCTTAGCGGCGGCCCCGGCCGCGGTATCACATGGAGTAAACGCGGTACAAAACTGCAGGCGTACGTCTATGGCGATGGGAGCGGTACGCTGTTCCGTTTCGCTGTGGACGACAGTGTGGACGCATTTCCGGACGGTACATCACAGAACCACGAAGTCAACCAGTGGACTCCGATCGATTGGGTTGGGTGGAGGTTGGTCGAGTGGGATTTTGAGAACGACTCCGTTGGAACCTGGCTCGGGAACGGCAAGCTGGAGGGATCGCTCAGGTTTGACAGCTTCCAATTGAAGTATGCGGCCGGATCCAAGATCAAATCCGGCGTGATAAACGTTGCCCAGATTCAGGTTGTCAAAGGGACCGTCACCGCTGTCGAACCCGCAAGTGCTTCTCTGCCTCTTGCGTTCGACCTGGATCAGAACTACCCTAACCCGTTCAATCCCACAACAGCTATTAGCTATCAGCTAATAGCCAATAGCCTTGTGACCCTCAAGGTGTATGACATGCTCGGTCGCGAAGTGACGACGGTCGTCAACGAAATGGGAGTTGCTGGAAAGCATACCGCGGTGTGGGATGGGAAGAATGATCGCGGAGAATCGGTCTCGTCCGGAGTTTACCTGTATCAGTTGAGGGCGGGAGGCTTGGTCATGACGAAGAAGATGGTTCTGCTCAAGTAG
- a CDS encoding ABC transporter permease gives MIRLVYYELIKTFLKKRTYIGFLLVGVVVPLVEVAMKFEGGRFLQHSLRSLQQDFFFVGNLFNGWFVAHNMMNSLWVHIPLLISFVAGDQLAGEATAGTYRLILVRPVSRTRIFLSKYYTTAIYTVVFVVFMAGLSIGLSHILLGGGDLIVLVRGILILPESDVAWRFLVGYFLAAWAMITIASLSFFFSSFVENSIGPIISTMGVNMIFLLVTVIPLELFQNIKPYLYTNYMNVWQKVFEDPVPWDSIGTSSAVLGAYSLAFVVAAWLIFRRKDILS, from the coding sequence ATGATCCGTCTCGTCTATTACGAATTGATCAAGACCTTTCTGAAGAAGCGAACCTACATCGGTTTTCTCCTGGTGGGGGTTGTTGTCCCTCTCGTGGAGGTAGCTATGAAGTTCGAGGGGGGGCGGTTCCTGCAGCACTCTCTTCGTTCGCTGCAACAGGATTTCTTTTTCGTCGGGAATCTGTTCAATGGCTGGTTCGTCGCTCACAACATGATGAACAGCCTCTGGGTTCACATCCCTTTGCTGATCTCGTTCGTGGCAGGGGACCAGCTTGCGGGTGAAGCCACAGCCGGCACGTACAGACTGATTCTCGTCCGCCCTGTTTCACGTACCCGCATCTTCCTTTCGAAATACTATACAACGGCCATTTACACGGTTGTTTTTGTAGTTTTCATGGCTGGTCTGAGCATCGGTTTGTCGCATATCCTGCTCGGCGGAGGGGACCTGATTGTCCTGGTGCGGGGAATTCTGATACTGCCGGAGTCCGATGTGGCGTGGCGGTTTCTTGTGGGGTACTTCCTGGCTGCGTGGGCCATGATCACGATCGCGTCGCTCTCGTTCTTCTTCTCCTCGTTCGTGGAAAACTCGATCGGTCCGATTATCAGCACGATGGGAGTCAACATGATCTTCCTCCTCGTCACGGTAATCCCGCTCGAGCTGTTCCAGAATATCAAGCCGTATCTTTACACCAATTACATGAATGTGTGGCAGAAGGTTTTTGAGGATCCCGTTCCATGGGATTCCATCGGCACTTCGTCGGCGGTTCTCGGGGCATATTCACTGGCCTTTGTTGTCGCGGCCTGGCTGATATTCCGCCGCAAAGATATTCTTTCATAG
- a CDS encoding outer membrane lipoprotein-sorting protein: MHRIAFLISILVCIAVMSVSAQKKNTDAAAIAMMQNVGKTTEGLRDFVATIEADVDMERIRVPRMSATMYFKKPDKVHFSSSNFAMLPREGIALNAALLRDRYNPRVMGEEILDGRKVHKIELTAKEAAVRPGQLVLWIDPGTWTISRIETIPYQGRTLRLSFTYAEQSGGFLLPKTMKATFEVVARDSSQKRLDVDMAAPPQFDESPRPSRSGSISVRYLEYKLNVGLSDEIFEKRDEAPKKK, encoded by the coding sequence ATGCACAGGATCGCCTTTCTCATATCGATTCTCGTATGCATTGCCGTAATGTCAGTTTCTGCTCAGAAGAAGAATACCGATGCAGCAGCAATCGCGATGATGCAGAACGTGGGGAAAACAACGGAGGGGTTGCGGGATTTCGTAGCTACGATCGAGGCTGATGTCGACATGGAGCGTATCCGTGTTCCGCGGATGAGCGCGACGATGTACTTCAAGAAGCCGGACAAAGTACACTTTTCGTCATCGAATTTCGCGATGCTTCCGCGCGAAGGAATTGCGTTGAATGCTGCATTGCTGAGAGATCGGTATAACCCGCGAGTGATGGGGGAAGAAATTCTTGATGGCAGGAAGGTCCACAAAATTGAGCTGACAGCGAAGGAAGCCGCGGTCCGGCCGGGACAGCTCGTGCTTTGGATTGATCCCGGGACCTGGACGATCAGCCGCATCGAAACAATCCCGTACCAGGGGCGGACTCTCCGCCTCTCGTTTACCTACGCCGAACAGTCAGGAGGCTTCCTGCTTCCGAAGACGATGAAGGCCACTTTTGAAGTCGTGGCGCGGGATTCTTCACAGAAACGGCTCGATGTCGATATGGCAGCCCCGCCTCAATTTGACGAATCCCCGCGTCCAAGCCGCAGTGGCAGTATCTCCGTCAGGTACCTCGAGTATAAACTCAACGTTGGGCTGTCGGACGAAATTTTTGAAAAGCGGGACGAAGCGCCAAAGAAGAAGTGA
- a CDS encoding MFS transporter has translation MESQSGLQRMREGFHPTFWVANGMELFERLAYYGQQIVFMIYMRNKLGFTEAEAGQLSGIFGGLIYLLPILGGTLADKWGFRRAFNIAFSILALGYFLIGSMGMSVFAGIYGGMSQYWLLVIFLVFTAFGGSFIKPSVLGTVALGSKPETKSLGFAIYYWLVNVGAMVGPTIAYFVRDSLGNEFVYMVSSASCLAMLIVNLLLYKEIKSEATEVKESLGKKIANLFVVLANFKFMIFLLIYSLYWIIFWQEFIIVPYYVVDYIDKAYPYEILQSWAGAGAIILLQIPINRLTKHLTTRTAILAGFAMSSLIWIIIGIFPSVPTIAAGIVAFAIGEMIQAPRYYEYISEIAPAGQQGLFQGYAFLPIAIARFVGDPLGGWLYQTSKAAGKPENVWLALIGIGVGATILMWIYNLVVARSEAAQGA, from the coding sequence GTGGAGAGCCAAAGCGGACTTCAACGAATGCGGGAGGGTTTTCATCCAACCTTCTGGGTCGCAAACGGGATGGAGTTGTTCGAACGGCTGGCCTACTATGGCCAGCAGATCGTTTTCATGATCTACATGCGAAACAAACTCGGGTTCACCGAGGCGGAGGCCGGCCAACTTTCTGGGATCTTCGGGGGACTGATTTATCTTCTTCCCATACTCGGGGGGACCCTCGCAGACAAGTGGGGCTTTCGGCGTGCATTCAACATCGCGTTTTCGATCCTCGCCCTCGGCTATTTCCTGATTGGGTCGATGGGGATGTCGGTCTTCGCCGGAATCTATGGCGGCATGTCGCAATACTGGCTGCTGGTTATTTTTCTTGTCTTCACCGCGTTCGGCGGCTCGTTCATCAAACCATCTGTGCTGGGAACAGTCGCGCTCGGCTCCAAGCCCGAGACCAAGTCGCTCGGCTTTGCCATCTATTACTGGTTGGTCAATGTAGGTGCCATGGTCGGGCCCACGATTGCCTACTTCGTCCGAGACAGTCTCGGGAATGAGTTCGTGTATATGGTCTCATCAGCAAGCTGCCTTGCGATGCTGATCGTCAATCTGCTGCTCTACAAGGAGATCAAATCCGAGGCGACAGAAGTGAAGGAATCGCTCGGCAAGAAAATCGCCAACCTGTTCGTTGTCCTCGCCAATTTCAAGTTCATGATCTTCCTTCTCATCTATTCCCTCTATTGGATCATTTTCTGGCAGGAGTTCATCATCGTCCCGTATTACGTGGTGGACTACATTGACAAGGCGTACCCGTATGAAATCCTGCAGTCCTGGGCGGGAGCCGGGGCAATCATCCTGTTGCAGATTCCAATCAACAGGTTGACGAAGCACTTGACCACAAGGACGGCAATTCTTGCCGGCTTCGCGATGTCCAGCCTGATCTGGATCATCATCGGCATATTCCCGAGCGTTCCGACGATCGCCGCAGGAATCGTTGCGTTCGCCATCGGAGAGATGATACAAGCTCCGCGATACTATGAGTATATTTCGGAGATTGCGCCGGCGGGGCAGCAAGGGTTGTTCCAGGGGTATGCGTTTCTTCCTATCGCAATCGCACGTTTCGTCGGTGACCCTCTTGGCGGCTGGCTGTATCAGACATCCAAAGCTGCGGGGAAACCGGAAAACGTCTGGCTTGCGCTCATTGGTATTGGCGTGGGGGCGACGATTTTAATGTGGATCTACAACCTCGTGGTTGCCCGCAGCGAAGCGGCTCAGGGGGCGTGA
- a CDS encoding response regulator, protein MPKILVIDDDELICEMISSTLQMEGFVTISALDGDKGIEAARKHAPDLIICDVMMPTMDGFATLTAIRKDPSTATTPFIFLTGQTAKSDMRQGMDLGADDFLAKPIMVNELVAAIRTRLQKQELARKETERKLDELRVNLSLSLPHEIRTPLSGIIGFAEILRDDNATLKPDEISEMARFILKSTTRLGHLVENFLTYAQLQILTANPNKTTFVGKEASVILKAHIEESARKKAKEYERSNDLRLSVGTAEAAISTQGMKRIFEEIIDNALKFSKSGSAIEVTTEQSDHSLILRVRDHGVGIDAKNIGDIGAYKQFDRNRLEQQGSGLGIAITKHMVELYGGRFSIESEIGSGTTVTIELPRVTLS, encoded by the coding sequence GTGCCCAAAATACTTGTCATTGACGACGACGAACTCATCTGCGAGATGATCTCTTCCACACTGCAGATGGAGGGATTTGTGACTATTAGCGCTCTCGACGGCGACAAGGGAATCGAAGCGGCCCGTAAGCATGCTCCTGACCTCATCATCTGCGATGTCATGATGCCAACAATGGATGGCTTTGCCACATTGACCGCCATCCGGAAGGACCCATCCACGGCGACGACGCCGTTCATTTTCCTTACAGGCCAGACGGCGAAATCCGACATGCGCCAGGGAATGGATCTGGGTGCGGACGACTTCCTTGCGAAGCCCATCATGGTGAACGAACTTGTGGCGGCAATCCGGACGCGCCTTCAGAAACAAGAGCTCGCCCGCAAGGAAACTGAGCGCAAACTCGACGAGTTGCGCGTCAACCTCAGCCTCTCCCTTCCACACGAGATCAGGACTCCCCTCAGCGGCATTATCGGGTTTGCCGAGATCCTTCGCGATGACAACGCCACCCTGAAACCCGATGAAATATCGGAAATGGCGAGATTCATCCTCAAGTCGACAACGCGCCTGGGTCACCTGGTCGAGAACTTCCTCACCTACGCTCAGCTTCAGATTCTCACGGCCAATCCAAACAAGACGACGTTTGTCGGCAAAGAAGCGAGCGTTATTCTCAAAGCCCACATCGAAGAGTCCGCACGAAAGAAAGCGAAGGAATACGAGCGCTCGAACGACCTCCGCCTCTCGGTGGGAACAGCGGAAGCGGCCATATCAACTCAGGGGATGAAGCGAATCTTCGAGGAGATCATTGACAACGCGCTCAAGTTCTCAAAATCCGGATCAGCGATTGAGGTTACCACAGAGCAGTCCGACCATAGTCTCATTCTGAGGGTGAGAGACCACGGGGTCGGCATTGATGCGAAGAATATTGGAGACATCGGAGCGTATAAGCAGTTCGATCGGAATCGACTTGAGCAGCAAGGTTCCGGACTCGGCATCGCGATTACCAAGCATATGGTCGAACTCTACGGCGGACGTTTCAGCATCGAGAGCGAAATCGGAAGCGGCACGACAGTGACGATCGAGCTACCCCGCGTTACACTGAGCTAG
- a CDS encoding Nramp family divalent metal transporter, translated as MTLQSERSGVSLSEVHHSVKIPEGAGVFKRVLAFIGPAYLVSVGYMDPGNWATDLEGGARFGYQLIWVLLMSNLMAVLLQTLSARMGIVTGRDLAQACRDNYPKPVAYILWVLCEIAIAACDLAEVLGTAIGLNLLFGLPLIYGVIITGFDTMLLLVIQNYGIRKMEAMILMFISTIGISFIIQVFLAGPVWGDVLTGFIPRLNSESLYVAIGILGATVMPHNLYLHSALVQTRIVGNTEESKRIACKYNFIDTTIALNAAFFVNAAILIVAAAVFFTRGVVVTEIQQAHELLSPLMGTALAGTLFGVALVTAGQSSTLTGTLAGQIVMEGFLKLRVRPFLRRLITRLIAIVPAVIVISLKGDRGSYDLLIMSQVILSIQLPFAVIPLIRFTSDKQIMGVFVNKLWVKILAWIVAGTICLLNSALLVSQISNWISGAASNAIWLWLTAVPIAVAGALLQIYISLPKSWKIWRKPAPRIPEKIELIPQRFSRIGVAIDYSPVDPKVLSHAQSLAKGYDASLFLFHIVEGVGGQLFGSDAFDDEAREDKEHLESVAEQVRKTGVEVTTALGYGRAPEQIVKLSKEMNVDLLVMGGHGHTGLKDLFFGTSVSKVRHGLAIPVLVVQ; from the coding sequence ATGACGCTGCAATCTGAACGATCGGGTGTTTCGCTCTCGGAGGTCCACCACTCGGTGAAGATTCCCGAAGGCGCTGGTGTGTTCAAGCGCGTTCTCGCCTTCATCGGACCGGCGTACCTCGTCAGCGTCGGATATATGGATCCGGGCAACTGGGCGACTGACCTCGAAGGAGGAGCGCGCTTCGGCTACCAGCTGATCTGGGTCCTGCTCATGTCCAACCTGATGGCTGTCCTGCTCCAGACTTTGTCTGCCAGGATGGGAATCGTGACGGGCCGGGACCTCGCCCAAGCGTGCCGCGACAACTACCCAAAGCCAGTGGCCTACATCCTTTGGGTCCTGTGTGAAATTGCGATCGCCGCATGCGATCTCGCGGAGGTTCTGGGAACCGCGATCGGATTGAACCTGCTCTTCGGACTTCCCCTGATCTATGGCGTCATCATCACCGGGTTCGACACGATGCTGCTGCTCGTCATTCAAAACTACGGGATCCGCAAAATGGAAGCAATGATCCTGATGTTCATCTCGACAATCGGGATCAGCTTCATCATTCAAGTATTCCTGGCAGGGCCGGTCTGGGGCGATGTTCTGACAGGGTTCATCCCGCGCCTCAATTCAGAGAGTCTCTACGTTGCAATAGGTATCCTGGGAGCCACGGTCATGCCGCATAACCTGTACCTTCATTCCGCGCTCGTGCAGACCCGGATTGTCGGGAACACGGAGGAGAGCAAGCGGATAGCGTGCAAATATAATTTCATCGATACAACGATCGCGCTCAACGCGGCGTTCTTCGTGAACGCAGCCATTCTGATCGTCGCTGCGGCCGTCTTCTTCACGCGGGGTGTGGTCGTCACTGAAATTCAGCAGGCACACGAGCTGCTCAGTCCGCTGATGGGCACAGCGCTCGCCGGGACGCTGTTTGGCGTCGCCCTCGTGACCGCAGGCCAGAGTTCCACCCTCACAGGCACTCTCGCAGGCCAAATTGTCATGGAAGGCTTCCTGAAGCTCCGGGTGCGCCCGTTCCTGCGCCGTTTGATCACCCGCCTCATCGCCATCGTGCCCGCTGTCATCGTTATTTCATTGAAGGGAGACCGGGGTTCGTACGACCTCCTTATCATGAGCCAGGTCATTCTCAGCATCCAGCTTCCGTTTGCGGTCATTCCGCTGATACGGTTCACGAGTGACAAGCAGATCATGGGAGTCTTCGTGAACAAACTGTGGGTAAAGATTCTTGCCTGGATTGTTGCGGGAACCATCTGTCTGTTGAATTCGGCTCTTCTCGTTTCGCAAATCTCAAATTGGATATCAGGCGCCGCCTCGAATGCCATCTGGCTCTGGCTGACGGCGGTCCCGATCGCGGTGGCGGGCGCGTTGCTCCAGATTTACATTTCGCTGCCGAAATCGTGGAAGATTTGGCGCAAGCCCGCACCGCGTATACCGGAAAAGATCGAACTCATACCTCAGCGTTTCTCAAGAATCGGTGTGGCGATCGATTACAGTCCGGTCGATCCGAAGGTGCTTTCACACGCCCAATCTCTTGCGAAGGGGTATGACGCCTCGCTCTTCCTGTTCCACATTGTCGAAGGGGTTGGAGGACAGCTCTTTGGGTCGGATGCGTTTGATGATGAAGCGCGGGAGGACAAAGAGCACCTTGAGAGTGTAGCCGAACAGGTCCGCAAGACGGGAGTCGAGGTAACCACTGCTCTCGGCTATGGCCGCGCCCCGGAACAAATCGTCAAACTCTCGAAGGAGATGAACGTCGATCTCCTGGTAATGGGAGGGCACGGGCACACAGGATTGAAGGATCTGTTCTTCGGTACATCCGTTTCAAAGGTCCGGCATGGGTTGGCGATTCCGGTGCTGGTGGTGCAGTGA
- a CDS encoding metal-dependent transcriptional regulator, with protein MASENVEDYLKSIYKLQEGGGRVSTSSLSEWLGVSAPSVTEMIKKLADEGILTYAPYKGVELTAEGRKSALKILRRHRLWELFLVEVLKYPWHEIHEEADRLEHLTSERLERRLDEALGHPRKDPHGDVIPAIDGSIEQIEYRSLSQVESGETVTVARVNDADSQALQYASRLGISLNKKVRVKEHIGFDGSIRVEIGRKEQFVSAKLAENIFVEEK; from the coding sequence ATGGCGAGCGAGAACGTCGAAGACTATCTCAAAAGCATCTACAAGCTCCAGGAAGGGGGAGGGAGAGTATCGACTTCATCCCTTTCCGAATGGCTGGGAGTCTCCGCCCCGTCGGTCACAGAGATGATCAAGAAGCTTGCGGACGAGGGGATTCTCACGTACGCGCCGTACAAAGGAGTGGAACTTACCGCGGAAGGACGCAAGAGCGCGCTCAAGATTCTCCGGCGTCATCGACTGTGGGAGCTCTTTCTTGTCGAGGTGCTGAAGTATCCCTGGCACGAGATTCACGAGGAGGCCGATCGGCTGGAACACCTCACCTCCGAAAGGCTTGAGCGGAGGCTCGACGAAGCCCTCGGGCATCCGCGAAAAGATCCCCACGGCGATGTCATTCCCGCGATAGACGGAAGCATCGAACAAATCGAGTATCGCTCACTTTCGCAGGTCGAATCTGGTGAAACGGTCACAGTCGCCCGCGTCAATGACGCAGACTCGCAGGCCCTGCAGTATGCGTCCAGGCTCGGTATCAGTCTGAACAAGAAAGTCAGGGTCAAGGAACACATCGGGTTCGACGGATCGATCCGTGTAGAAATAGGACGGAAAGAACAGTTTGTGAGCGCCAAGCTTGCGGAAAATATTTTTGTGGAGGAGAAATAG